A stretch of Aedes aegypti strain LVP_AGWG chromosome 2, AaegL5.0 Primary Assembly, whole genome shotgun sequence DNA encodes these proteins:
- the LOC110676933 gene encoding uncharacterized protein LOC110676933, which yields MAKSKKKVVISAAVKQTASKKVHRSVRKEAKSKNLDFLLAPHQNKNVDTGIQEISPEKPSTSTAVPQQHRSGKRPVELSVRSHSGYLVRNKENTHCQQDDGVSVSPPSAKRCAIRVPVIYLEKQNLQRGNKRSTLLRGSLSDGENDEEHFESNADENYHKMPCVGRSKDPSGAVKKFSQELTSTNQVKSTTASQVEGREKRPAAISVTSSIDQTEDDFHQQQDVHKTPSFALPAKRLAFRAPLIDFPTDGNLQFLQDWLSEEEDESESCESETQNACETDDDLEDRPKNLSKTGAVKVKQQKSGQKQTSGKQVGVTAVPQQQFAAKQQAAKSIRHQSGSFVQIKESKCSLNKNF from the exons ATGGCGAAATCGAAGAAAAAGGTTGTGATTTCAGCAGCGGTTAAGCAGACCGCATCGAAAAAAGTACATCGAAGTGTTCGGAAAGAAGCTAAATCgaaaaatcttgattttttGCTCGCTCCTCATCAG AACAAAAATGTCGACACAGGAATTCAAGAGATAAGCCCCGAAAAGCCTTCAACTTCCACAGCAGTTCCGCAGCAACATCGCAGTGGCAAGCGACCGGTGGAATTGTCTGTCCGCAGTCATTCCGGTTATTTGGTCCGCAACAAGGAGAACACGCACTGTCAACAGGATGATGGAGTATCCGTATCACCTCCATCTGCTAAACGATGTGCCATCCGTGTACCGGTCATTTATCTCGAAAAACAAAATCTGCAGCGCGGAAATAAGAGATCAACACTGCTCCGTGGCAGCCTGTCGGATGGAGAGAACGATGAAGAGCACTTCGAGTCGAATGCGGATGAAAACTACCACAAAATGCCGTGCGTGGGCCGTTCAAAGGATCCCTCAGGAGCTGTTAAAAAGTTTAGCCAGGAGTTGACATCCACTAATCAGGTGAAATCAACAACAGCATCGCAGGTAGAGGGCCGTGAAAAGAGACCGGCAGCAATATCAGTCACCAGTTCCATTGACCAGACCGAGGACGATTTTCACCAACAACAAGACGTACACAAAACGCCATCATTCGCTCTTCCTGCAAAACGGTTGGCATTCCGAGCACCCTTGATTGATTTTCCAACAGATGGAAATCTACAGTTTCTCCAAGATTGGCTgtcagaagaagaagacgaaagTGAGAGCTGTGAATCGGAAACACAAAATGCGTGTGAAACAGACGACGACCTTGAAGACCGTCCTAAGAATCTATCAAAGACTGGTGCGGTTAAGGTAAAACAACAAAAGTCGGGCCAGAAGCAAACATCCGGAAAACAGGTAGGAGTAACAGCAGTTCCGCAGCAACAGTTCGCCGCAAAACAACAGGCAGCAAAATCAATCCGCCATCAGTCTGGTTCCTTTGTTCAGATCAAGGAAAGTAAGTGCTCTTTAAATAAGAATTTTTAG
- the LOC110676934 gene encoding uncharacterized protein LOC110676934 — MSEKRRPNHYWLMDPWYNQQYVKKRKKAEQPQRTTTDNLINDGVNEVFIESGESLQTDTSSDISDDNNTINPTEVNSSFSVASESELPDLHYNELHVSNEATDQEDSQSDFSRQTSSCNASEVPSDFDNQNREGIEESVRCFLMGSNHNVALELSQKSMKI, encoded by the exons ATGAGTGAAAAGCGAAGACCCAATCATTATTGGTTAATGGATCCATGGTACAATCAACAATACGTTAAAAAG CGCAAGAAAGCAGAACAGCCCCAGAGAACTACTACCGATAATCTTATCAACGATGGCGTCAATGAGGTTTTCATAGAATCAGGAGAAAGTTTGCAAACAG ATACTTCTTCGGATATCTCCGATGACAACAACACAATCAATCCAACAGAAGTAAACAGTTCATTTTCAGTAGCATCAGAAAGTGAATTACCGGACCTTCACTATAATGAATTACACGTTTCCAATGAAGCCACAGATCAGGAAGATTCTCAATCCGATTTTAGCAGGCAAACGAGTTCGTGTAATGCATCGGAAGTGCCAAGTGATTTCGATAATCAGAACAGGGAAGGAATAGAGGAATCGGTGAgatgttttcttatgggatccaaCCACAATGTTGCATTAGAACTTTCACAAAAATCTATGAAGATCTGA